A genomic stretch from Bacterioplanes sanyensis includes:
- a CDS encoding bifunctional folylpolyglutamate synthase/dihydrofolate synthase, with protein MAGTVSQWIEYLEALNPQVIDLGLERVVAVAERLHCRRPAPLTILVGGTNGKGTTSALMAALLRVQGLSVGVYSSPHLQRYNERIAVNGEYISDDDLVESLQRVEVARGDVGLTYFEFGTLSALEYFSRLSLDVCVLEIGLGGRLDAVNVADADLTIVTSIGLDHQAWLGDTLEQIAYEKCAIARPGRPFVCGQLNPPGNVQQVVGEREGQWYQRGVDFDVQLHQQSCQVEFTDTKQTYRWSLPVPHIPHHNVATALQSLALLGRLPDEATCQQVIATLKVGGRLQRIDAGHQRWFLDVAHNPQAMSHLAEVLPEVDGIVFSALEDKPVAELLQALPRHKQLLLAGLSMPRGLSVAQLQSLAADLPVTGVFASVADALAYAMQQSAQNWLVAGSFYTVEQALNWFDEQGHGAAS; from the coding sequence ATGGCAGGGACGGTCAGCCAGTGGATAGAATACCTGGAAGCGCTTAATCCGCAGGTGATTGACTTGGGGCTTGAGCGCGTGGTGGCGGTGGCGGAGCGGTTGCATTGCCGCCGCCCGGCGCCGCTGACCATTTTGGTGGGCGGCACCAATGGCAAGGGCACCACCTCGGCGTTGATGGCAGCATTGCTGCGCGTACAGGGTTTGTCTGTCGGCGTATATAGCTCGCCGCATTTACAGCGCTACAACGAACGCATTGCCGTGAATGGCGAGTACATCAGCGATGACGATTTAGTCGAGTCGTTACAGCGGGTGGAAGTGGCACGCGGTGACGTTGGTTTGACCTACTTTGAGTTCGGGACACTCAGCGCGCTGGAGTATTTTTCACGCTTATCGCTGGATGTCTGTGTGCTGGAAATCGGCCTTGGCGGTCGTTTGGATGCGGTCAATGTGGCTGACGCCGATTTGACCATTGTCACCAGCATTGGTCTTGATCATCAGGCTTGGCTGGGCGACACGCTGGAGCAAATTGCCTATGAAAAATGCGCCATCGCTCGGCCCGGTCGGCCGTTTGTATGCGGTCAGCTCAATCCTCCAGGCAATGTGCAGCAAGTGGTTGGTGAGCGTGAAGGTCAATGGTATCAGCGTGGCGTTGATTTTGATGTCCAGCTGCATCAACAAAGCTGTCAGGTCGAGTTTACCGACACCAAGCAGACGTATCGTTGGTCGTTGCCAGTGCCGCACATTCCCCACCATAACGTGGCGACGGCGCTGCAGTCGCTGGCACTGCTCGGTCGTTTGCCTGACGAAGCTACCTGTCAGCAAGTCATCGCCACGCTAAAAGTCGGCGGGCGACTGCAGCGCATTGATGCTGGGCATCAGCGCTGGTTCTTAGATGTGGCTCATAATCCCCAAGCGATGTCACACCTGGCTGAAGTGCTGCCCGAGGTGGACGGCATTGTCTTCTCAGCGCTGGAAGACAAACCTGTGGCGGAGTTGCTACAGGCGCTGCCTCGTCATAAGCAGCTGCTACTGGCTGGCTTGTCCATGCCGCGCGGTTTGTCTGTTGCGCAATTGCAATCGCTAGCAGCTGATCTGCCTGTCACCGGCGTTTTTGCTTCGGTCGCCGATGCGCTGGCGTACGCGATGCAGCAGTCGGCGCAGAACTGGCTGGTGGCTGGATCTTTCTATACAGTGGAGCAGGCACTGAACTGGTTCGACGAGCAGGGGCATGGAGCAGCATCTTAA
- the leuD gene encoding 3-isopropylmalate dehydratase small subunit encodes MKSFTVHTGIAAPMDRANVDTDMIIPKQFLKSIKRSGFGPNLFDELRYLDEGQPDADNSGRPLNPEFVLNLPRYQGASVLLARENFGCGSSREHAPWALDDFGFRAVIAPSFADIFYNNCFKNGLLPIVLDERTVDRLFDEVQNNEGYQLTIDLEHRHVKTPSGDTIDFEVDEFRRHCLLNGLDDIGLTLQDAEAIRAYEQQRRQQAPWLFR; translated from the coding sequence ATGAAATCATTTACTGTACATACCGGCATTGCAGCGCCGATGGATCGCGCCAACGTTGATACCGATATGATCATTCCAAAGCAGTTCCTTAAATCCATCAAACGCAGTGGCTTTGGCCCGAATTTATTTGATGAGCTGCGCTACCTCGATGAAGGGCAGCCGGATGCGGATAACAGCGGCCGTCCATTGAATCCAGAATTTGTATTGAATTTGCCGCGCTATCAAGGGGCCTCGGTGTTGCTGGCGCGTGAGAATTTTGGTTGTGGTTCCAGTCGTGAGCATGCACCTTGGGCTTTGGACGACTTCGGCTTTCGAGCGGTTATCGCGCCCAGTTTTGCCGATATTTTTTATAACAACTGCTTTAAAAATGGGCTGCTGCCGATCGTCTTGGATGAGCGCACGGTTGATCGCTTATTCGATGAAGTGCAAAACAACGAAGGCTATCAATTAACCATTGATCTTGAGCATCGCCACGTTAAAACGCCGTCTGGTGACACCATTGATTTTGAGGTGGATGAATTTCGTCGTCACTGTTTGCTCAATGGCCTGGATGATATCGGTTTGACGCTTCAAGATGCCGAAGCGATTCGCGCTTATGAGCAGCAGCGCCGGCAGCAGGCCCCGTGGTTATTTCGTTAA
- a CDS encoding FimV/HubP family polar landmark protein: protein MKRLLANTLMLAGGLTISGHTLALGLGELELDSALNQPLKAEISLVEAEDLSQWEIKPKLASPQDFENAGVDRVFFLTKIDFKVDGDKIVLSTREPVTEPFLNFLVELNWPAGRVLREYTVLLDPPVFAEDSVAPLAITTPATVDSVYVEQPGSETVERTEVVTSGMAVDRQDWTQEPSEPGTYKVKQNDTLWNIALQTRPDRSVSPQRMMVAIQQANPDAFIGGNINRLKTHKVLRIPAADELQTIAEQQALAEVARQNKDLTASAAQLSATGRSTSAEPSAMSEGDGEVRLLSPSEKQQDIAGSSGEVASDMSDGRQQALENDLAIAMEDLDSSRRENQELRERLQALEEQIETLQSLITLKDDQLANMQLPTESDDSVGEQPYDTANETGMADETDMGGELQDSSGQDDSIDFNYSEPAAEEPAQQSVPEPQAEVEPTPSVDELAAAEERRRQLAERIARESQQAQPSIIDTLLSPVTLGISALVLGLLALLGFRVAKKRKEAAADAEDAIEVPESEINPSADAGQLDDFDFDADDQLDKEPVDLSDDAEPLAGLDEATDEGDEFSPVAQTEDVISESDIYIAYGKFDQAIELLTGAIEDEPSRTDLRLKLLEVLVEMDDSQAFAEAEGALNMLGDHQASSQAEQMRSRLSSPQAPTGAAGMAAAAPGSLETDVPELDDGLADEFNQGLDFSDALDMSDSGQTSDNVEDIFANTDSADDSTDALDFDASLDLGADDAADDLGSDSLEDVPTLDLDADLGDSLDFDLNDSSLETDDGVDDLAAELPQADSDEDGLEFDLSDFGTDGSADADEAPVLDVADAEGDDNSLEFDLGALQDEGTEESELTDVPELPVEDDNVVDFAAAETDASEELGADDALAELEAELEQSSFDAEPAAEAAQDGIEEVTDAGDFMAELETLSDTTTDEGDDPGDFDLSADMAELDDDLGDFSAGSESDELPTLEAEADAEPELEAASVDSEPMPAEAPSAGGRSTDDIDLDELAAADDEFDFLAGTDECATKLDLARAYIDMEDADGAKELLQEVIQEGSDQQKQEARSMMDNMS, encoded by the coding sequence ATGAAGCGCCTACTTGCGAACACTTTAATGCTGGCCGGTGGCCTGACCATATCAGGTCACACTCTGGCGTTGGGGTTGGGAGAGCTGGAACTCGATTCTGCTCTGAATCAGCCTTTGAAAGCCGAGATTAGCCTGGTCGAAGCGGAAGACTTATCGCAGTGGGAGATTAAGCCTAAGCTGGCCTCGCCGCAGGACTTCGAAAACGCTGGCGTTGATCGGGTATTCTTCCTCACCAAAATCGACTTTAAAGTCGACGGCGACAAAATCGTATTGTCGACGCGTGAACCTGTCACGGAGCCATTTCTAAACTTCTTAGTGGAATTGAACTGGCCTGCTGGGCGAGTGCTGCGTGAATATACGGTGTTGCTCGATCCGCCGGTGTTTGCAGAAGACTCAGTGGCGCCATTGGCGATAACGACGCCGGCCACTGTCGACAGTGTGTACGTTGAACAGCCAGGCAGTGAAACAGTCGAGCGCACAGAAGTGGTCACTTCGGGCATGGCCGTGGATCGCCAAGACTGGACTCAAGAGCCTTCTGAGCCCGGTACTTACAAGGTGAAGCAAAACGACACTTTATGGAATATCGCGTTGCAAACGCGCCCAGATCGCAGCGTTTCTCCGCAGCGTATGATGGTGGCCATACAGCAAGCCAACCCTGATGCGTTTATTGGAGGAAATATCAATCGCTTAAAAACGCACAAAGTGCTGCGCATTCCTGCGGCTGATGAGTTGCAGACGATTGCTGAGCAGCAAGCGTTGGCGGAAGTGGCACGCCAAAATAAAGATTTGACCGCATCGGCTGCTCAGTTGAGTGCTACCGGTCGTTCTACCTCAGCCGAGCCTAGTGCGATGAGCGAAGGCGACGGTGAGGTGCGTTTGCTGTCTCCTTCAGAGAAGCAACAGGATATCGCCGGCAGCAGCGGTGAAGTCGCCAGCGACATGTCAGACGGTCGCCAGCAAGCGCTGGAAAACGATCTGGCCATCGCGATGGAAGATTTGGATAGTAGCCGTCGTGAAAACCAAGAGCTGCGCGAGCGCTTGCAAGCGTTAGAAGAGCAGATTGAAACCCTGCAAAGCCTGATCACATTGAAAGATGACCAGTTGGCGAACATGCAGTTGCCAACTGAGTCGGACGACAGTGTTGGCGAGCAGCCGTACGACACGGCCAATGAGACAGGCATGGCCGACGAGACAGACATGGGCGGTGAGCTGCAGGACAGCAGCGGTCAGGACGACAGTATTGACTTTAATTACAGCGAGCCCGCTGCCGAAGAACCAGCGCAGCAGTCCGTTCCTGAGCCTCAAGCTGAAGTCGAGCCGACACCTTCTGTTGATGAGCTGGCCGCTGCCGAAGAGCGGCGGCGGCAGCTGGCGGAGCGCATCGCGCGCGAATCTCAGCAGGCTCAGCCTTCCATTATCGATACCCTTCTTAGCCCAGTTACACTGGGCATTAGTGCATTAGTGCTGGGCCTTCTTGCTTTGCTGGGCTTCCGCGTTGCGAAAAAGCGTAAAGAAGCTGCCGCTGACGCTGAAGATGCCATTGAAGTACCTGAATCAGAGATCAACCCATCTGCCGACGCAGGTCAGCTGGATGACTTTGATTTTGATGCCGATGATCAGCTGGACAAAGAGCCGGTCGATTTGTCCGACGATGCTGAGCCGCTGGCCGGCCTTGACGAAGCGACAGACGAAGGCGACGAGTTCAGCCCGGTTGCGCAAACGGAAGACGTCATTAGCGAGTCAGATATTTACATCGCTTATGGCAAGTTTGATCAGGCCATTGAGCTGCTGACCGGCGCCATCGAAGATGAACCAAGTCGCACCGACTTGCGCCTTAAATTGCTTGAAGTGCTGGTGGAAATGGACGACAGTCAGGCCTTTGCCGAAGCGGAAGGTGCGCTGAATATGCTTGGTGACCATCAGGCCAGCTCACAAGCAGAGCAAATGCGCTCGCGCCTGTCGTCACCGCAAGCACCAACCGGTGCAGCAGGCATGGCTGCCGCTGCGCCAGGAAGTCTAGAAACTGATGTGCCAGAACTGGACGACGGCCTGGCTGATGAGTTCAATCAGGGATTGGATTTCTCAGATGCTTTGGACATGTCCGACTCTGGCCAAACTTCCGACAATGTCGAAGATATCTTTGCTAACACCGACAGTGCTGATGACAGCACGGATGCATTGGACTTCGATGCGTCTCTCGACTTGGGTGCGGACGATGCCGCCGATGACTTAGGCAGCGACAGTCTGGAAGATGTGCCTACGTTGGATCTGGATGCGGACTTGGGTGATTCTCTTGATTTCGACCTCAATGATTCGTCGCTAGAAACAGATGATGGCGTTGACGACTTGGCTGCAGAGTTGCCGCAAGCTGACAGCGACGAGGACGGTCTCGAGTTCGACTTAAGCGATTTCGGCACTGACGGCTCTGCTGATGCTGATGAAGCACCGGTGCTGGATGTGGCTGATGCTGAAGGCGATGACAATTCACTGGAGTTTGATCTAGGCGCCTTGCAAGATGAAGGCACTGAGGAGTCTGAGTTAACTGACGTTCCCGAGTTGCCAGTCGAAGACGACAACGTCGTCGACTTTGCGGCGGCAGAGACGGATGCCAGTGAAGAGCTGGGCGCTGATGATGCCTTGGCAGAGTTAGAAGCCGAGCTTGAGCAGTCGTCGTTCGATGCTGAGCCGGCCGCTGAAGCTGCCCAAGATGGTATTGAAGAAGTCACCGATGCCGGCGACTTTATGGCCGAGCTGGAAACGCTGTCAGACACTACAACTGACGAAGGTGATGATCCGGGCGACTTCGACTTGTCTGCCGATATGGCCGAGTTGGATGACGATTTGGGTGATTTTTCTGCCGGCTCTGAGTCCGATGAGTTGCCCACGCTCGAGGCTGAAGCCGATGCTGAGCCTGAGCTTGAAGCTGCTTCGGTAGATTCTGAGCCAATGCCTGCTGAGGCGCCGTCTGCGGGTGGTCGCTCAACTGATGACATAGATTTGGATGAACTGGCCGCTGCTGACGATGAGTTTGATTTCCTGGCCGGTACCGATGAATGTGCGACCAAGCTCGACTTGGCGCGTGCTTACATTGATATGGAAGATGCAGACGGCGCTAAAGAGTTGCTGCAAGAAGTCATTCAGGAAGGCAGTGATCAGCAGAAACAAGAAGCACGTAGCATGATGGATAACATGAGCTAA
- the trpA gene encoding tryptophan synthase subunit alpha encodes MSRISTVLSALQADGRKALIPYITAGDPSLAATVPMMHAMVQAGADIIELGVPFSDPMADGPVIQRACERALLHGTSLRDVLAMVSEFRQQDPDTPVVLMGYLNPVEAMGYEAFVDAAATAGVDGVLMVDLPPEEADGVQGYFEQAGLDMVYLIAPTTTDERIASIARSGSGYVYYVSLKGVTGSAALDVDDVKRNLERIRAHVDIPVGVGFGIRDGATAAAVGAVSDGVIVGSAIVNLIAEFAEQPSEAQRHVAELLSTMRQALDS; translated from the coding sequence ATGAGTCGTATTTCTACTGTGTTGTCAGCCTTGCAGGCTGATGGCCGTAAAGCGTTGATTCCATACATTACCGCGGGCGATCCGTCGCTGGCTGCGACTGTCCCTATGATGCATGCCATGGTGCAGGCCGGTGCTGACATCATCGAACTCGGTGTGCCGTTCTCTGATCCCATGGCCGATGGACCAGTGATTCAACGCGCGTGTGAGCGCGCGTTGCTGCATGGCACGTCGCTGCGTGATGTGTTGGCTATGGTGTCGGAGTTTCGCCAGCAAGATCCCGATACGCCAGTGGTGTTGATGGGCTACCTCAATCCAGTTGAGGCCATGGGCTATGAAGCCTTTGTCGACGCAGCAGCGACTGCAGGCGTTGATGGCGTGCTGATGGTGGATCTGCCACCGGAAGAAGCCGATGGCGTGCAGGGCTACTTTGAGCAAGCCGGGCTGGATATGGTGTATCTCATCGCGCCGACCACTACGGATGAGCGCATTGCCAGCATTGCGCGCAGCGGCAGTGGCTACGTTTATTACGTTTCTCTCAAAGGAGTGACCGGGTCTGCGGCGCTGGATGTGGACGACGTAAAACGCAATCTTGAGCGCATACGCGCGCACGTCGATATCCCTGTGGGTGTGGGTTTTGGTATCCGAGATGGTGCCACGGCGGCAGCGGTAGGCGCGGTGTCCGATGGCGTGATCGTTGGCAGTGCCATTGTTAATCTGATCGCCGAGTTTGCTGAGCAGCCGAGCGAAGCGCAGCGCCATGTGGCTGAGTTGCTCAGTACCATGCGCCAAGCATTGGATAGCTGA
- the trpB gene encoding tryptophan synthase subunit beta, with protein sequence MATNNAIDLTLPDERGHFGIYGGRFVSETLTAALDELRDTYETLKQDPQFWAEFDRDLAHYVGRPSPLYHAERLSAHCGGAQIYLKREDLNHTGAHKINNTIGQALLAKYMGKKKVIAETGAGQHGVASATVAARFGLECKVFMGAVDVERQKLNVYRMNLLGAEVEAVESGTRTLKDAMNEAMRHWVTHVDDTFYIIGTAAGPHPYPMLVRDFQTIIGRETQRQSLELIGRQPDALVACVGGGSNAIGMFHPYIGHDETAIYGVEAGGKGLQGDDHAAPLSKGRPGVLHGNRTYLMEDENGQIMGTHSVSAGLDYPGVGPEHAWLKDIGRANYVAATDDEALKAFHQLTRMEGIMPALESSHAVAFAMKLAETMRSDQSIVVNLSGRGDKDIHTVASIDGVNA encoded by the coding sequence ATGGCGACCAACAACGCGATCGACTTAACCCTGCCGGATGAGCGCGGCCACTTTGGTATTTACGGCGGCCGCTTCGTCTCTGAAACTCTGACCGCGGCTCTGGATGAGCTGCGTGATACCTACGAAACCTTAAAACAAGACCCTCAGTTCTGGGCCGAATTTGACCGCGACCTGGCTCATTACGTCGGCCGTCCGTCGCCTCTGTATCACGCCGAACGTTTGTCGGCGCATTGTGGCGGTGCGCAAATTTATTTGAAGCGCGAAGACCTGAACCACACCGGCGCTCATAAGATCAACAACACCATTGGCCAGGCGCTGTTGGCCAAGTACATGGGCAAAAAGAAGGTCATTGCTGAGACTGGCGCTGGCCAGCACGGCGTGGCATCGGCGACTGTCGCCGCGCGCTTTGGTTTGGAATGTAAGGTGTTTATGGGCGCTGTCGATGTCGAGCGGCAGAAGCTCAATGTCTATCGCATGAACCTGCTGGGCGCTGAAGTTGAAGCGGTGGAATCCGGCACGCGCACGCTAAAAGATGCGATGAACGAAGCCATGCGCCACTGGGTGACGCACGTCGATGATACCTTTTACATCATTGGCACGGCCGCAGGCCCGCACCCATATCCCATGCTTGTGCGTGATTTCCAGACCATCATTGGCCGCGAAACCCAGCGCCAGAGCTTGGAGTTAATCGGTCGTCAGCCAGACGCCTTGGTTGCTTGTGTGGGCGGTGGATCAAACGCCATTGGCATGTTCCATCCGTACATTGGCCATGATGAAACCGCCATTTATGGCGTTGAGGCAGGCGGTAAGGGTTTGCAAGGTGACGATCATGCGGCGCCTTTGAGCAAGGGGCGGCCTGGAGTATTACATGGCAACCGCACTTACCTGATGGAAGATGAAAATGGCCAAATCATGGGCACCCATTCTGTGTCGGCAGGTTTGGATTACCCAGGTGTGGGGCCTGAGCACGCATGGTTAAAAGACATCGGTCGCGCCAATTACGTTGCTGCTACCGATGATGAGGCGTTGAAGGCTTTCCATCAGCTGACGCGTATGGAAGGCATTATGCCGGCGCTGGAAAGCTCTCATGCGGTGGCTTTTGCGATGAAATTGGCGGAAACCATGCGCAGTGACCAAAGCATTGTGGTGAATTTGTCCGGACGTGGTGATAAAGACATTCACACCGTGGCCAGCATTGATGGCGTAAACGCCTAA
- a CDS encoding phosphoribosylanthranilate isomerase — protein MIRTRVKICGITRVEDALAVVEQGADSLGLVFYPPSPRAVSIDQAQAIAAAVPAFVTVTALFVNPTVEEVQSVLNQVRIDLLQFHGDEDNDFCRQFKHPFIKALRVRQASDLVALCLRFPSALALLLDSYKPGVPGGTGESFDWSLIPQELQTPVILAGGLTPGNVASAIEQVTPYAVDVSGGVESAKGIKDHDKICAFMKEVQHGDQQRDRLNPAG, from the coding sequence ATGATAAGAACACGAGTTAAAATTTGCGGCATCACCCGAGTGGAAGATGCGCTTGCTGTGGTGGAACAGGGCGCTGACAGTTTGGGATTGGTGTTTTATCCGCCCAGCCCGCGTGCGGTCTCCATCGATCAAGCGCAAGCCATCGCTGCAGCGGTGCCGGCCTTTGTCACGGTGACAGCGTTGTTTGTGAATCCAACCGTCGAAGAGGTGCAGTCGGTTTTGAATCAGGTTAGAATTGACCTGCTGCAATTTCATGGTGACGAGGACAATGACTTCTGTCGTCAGTTCAAACATCCCTTCATTAAGGCATTACGCGTCCGGCAAGCGTCGGACTTGGTGGCGTTATGCCTGCGCTTCCCAAGTGCACTGGCGCTGCTGCTAGACAGTTATAAGCCAGGAGTTCCTGGTGGAACAGGCGAGTCCTTCGACTGGTCTTTGATACCGCAGGAACTGCAAACTCCCGTGATTTTAGCCGGTGGCCTGACACCCGGTAATGTTGCTTCTGCCATAGAGCAGGTGACTCCTTACGCCGTGGATGTTAGCGGCGGGGTCGAGTCGGCCAAAGGCATTAAAGATCACGACAAAATTTGTGCATTTATGAAAGAGGTCCAACATGGCGACCAACAACGCGATCGACTTAACCCTGCCGGATGA
- the truA gene encoding tRNA pseudouridine(38-40) synthase TruA — translation MSDVKRYAAVVEYNGSYFHGWQRQKHHNEPTVQAALEAAISFVANHPVSVFCAGRTDAGVHACRQVIHFDTTSQRSDYGWLMGINTNLPMGVAVQWLGEVEPEFHARFNACGRHYRYIINNAAVKPALLHDQMTWWRYPLDATLMHDAAQALLGEHDFSAFRARDCQANSPVKTMHRVSVRRFGTLLVVELHASAFLYHMVRNILGVLLPIGQSRQPVSWMAEVLASCDRRQAGITAPGEGLYFVGVDYPGEHGIPCQPAGPTLMTPFLDHHGAQ, via the coding sequence ATGTCAGACGTAAAACGCTATGCCGCCGTGGTGGAGTATAACGGTAGTTATTTCCACGGCTGGCAACGGCAGAAACATCACAACGAACCTACCGTACAGGCCGCTCTCGAAGCGGCCATTTCTTTTGTTGCTAACCACCCCGTCAGCGTTTTTTGTGCCGGGCGCACCGACGCGGGCGTGCACGCTTGCCGTCAAGTTATTCACTTTGATACCACATCACAGCGCAGTGACTATGGCTGGTTGATGGGCATCAATACCAATCTACCGATGGGAGTGGCGGTGCAGTGGCTGGGCGAAGTTGAACCCGAGTTTCATGCTCGCTTTAACGCCTGTGGTCGACACTATCGCTACATCATCAATAACGCTGCGGTAAAGCCAGCTTTGTTGCATGATCAGATGACTTGGTGGCGCTACCCGCTGGATGCAACCTTGATGCACGATGCTGCTCAGGCCCTGTTGGGGGAGCATGACTTTAGTGCTTTCCGAGCGCGTGACTGCCAGGCCAATTCACCGGTGAAGACCATGCATCGCGTGTCTGTGCGCCGTTTTGGAACCTTGCTGGTGGTGGAGCTGCACGCCAGTGCGTTTCTCTACCATATGGTGCGTAATATTTTGGGTGTGTTATTGCCTATTGGGCAATCTCGACAGCCAGTTTCCTGGATGGCAGAGGTGCTGGCCAGCTGTGATCGTCGCCAGGCAGGCATTACGGCGCCGGGCGAGGGGTTGTATTTCGTTGGTGTGGATTACCCAGGGGAGCATGGGATCCCATGCCAGCCGGCGGGTCCGACGCTGATGACTCCCTTTCTGGATCACCATGGCGCACAATAA
- the asd gene encoding aspartate-semialdehyde dehydrogenase, with protein MALKKVGLVGWRGMVGSVLMERMQQEQDFSLIEPTFFTTSQAGQAAPDVAGKDAGVLQDAFSIETLAQQDVIITCQGGDYTKQVYQPLRDAGWQGYWIDAASALRMDDDAVIVLDPVNGEQIRRAMAEGGKTFVGGNCTVSLMLLALGGLFEHDLVEWVSPMTYQAASGSGAKHMRELISQMGAIHASVAEKVDDPATAILDIDRQVADFIRSDDMPQQQFGVPLAGSLIPYIDSQLDSGQSREEWKAQVEANKILGSSNAPVPIDGLCVRVGAMRCHSQAITLKLKKDLPLAEIERLLDQHNEWVKVIADEREVTMRELTPAKVTGTLSIPVGRIRKLAMGPEYISAFTVGDQLLWGAAEPLRRTLRILLADA; from the coding sequence ATGGCTTTGAAAAAAGTAGGTTTGGTTGGCTGGCGCGGCATGGTGGGCTCTGTTTTGATGGAGCGCATGCAGCAAGAACAGGACTTTTCGCTGATTGAACCTACCTTCTTTACCACATCGCAAGCAGGCCAGGCGGCGCCAGACGTTGCCGGCAAAGACGCCGGTGTGCTGCAAGATGCCTTCAGTATTGAAACCTTGGCGCAGCAGGATGTCATCATTACCTGCCAAGGCGGTGATTACACCAAGCAAGTGTATCAGCCATTGCGTGATGCCGGTTGGCAAGGTTACTGGATTGATGCTGCGTCGGCGCTGCGCATGGATGATGACGCCGTCATCGTTCTGGACCCTGTCAATGGCGAGCAGATTCGTCGTGCGATGGCCGAGGGTGGCAAGACCTTCGTCGGTGGTAATTGCACGGTATCTTTGATGTTGCTGGCGCTCGGCGGTTTGTTTGAGCACGACCTGGTTGAATGGGTGTCGCCAATGACGTATCAGGCGGCATCAGGCTCGGGCGCCAAACATATGCGTGAGCTGATTAGCCAAATGGGCGCAATACACGCGTCGGTGGCCGAAAAAGTGGATGACCCTGCCACAGCTATTTTGGATATCGACCGTCAGGTGGCGGATTTTATTCGCAGTGACGACATGCCACAGCAGCAATTTGGTGTGCCGCTGGCGGGCAGCTTGATTCCTTACATTGATAGCCAGCTGGACAGCGGTCAGTCGCGTGAGGAATGGAAGGCGCAGGTCGAAGCCAATAAAATTCTTGGCAGCTCGAACGCTCCGGTGCCAATTGATGGCTTGTGTGTGCGCGTAGGTGCTATGCGCTGCCATAGCCAGGCCATCACCTTGAAGCTGAAAAAGGATCTGCCGTTGGCGGAAATCGAACGCTTGCTGGATCAGCACAATGAATGGGTGAAAGTGATTGCAGATGAGCGTGAGGTCACCATGCGTGAGCTAACGCCTGCTAAAGTCACTGGTACTTTGTCCATTCCGGTGGGGCGCATTCGTAAATTGGCCATGGGTCCAGAGTACATTTCTGCGTTCACCGTGGGCGATCAGTTGCTCTGGGGAGCGGCTGAACCCTTGCGTCGAACCTTGCGAATCTTGCTGGCTGACGCATAA
- the leuB gene encoding 3-isopropylmalate dehydrogenase, with product MSQQVLILPGDGIGPEIVVEAQKVLDVVNSKFNLGLVCDEALVGGAAYDEFGSPLPESTLAKAQAADAILLGAVGGPKWDNLEDRELRPEKGLLGLRSGLELFGNLRPAILYPQLAAASSLKPEVVSGLDILIVRELTGGIYFGQPRGIRTLENGEREGFNTYVYSESEIRRIARVAFESARKRNKKLCSVDKANVLEVTVLWREVLEQMAPEYPDVELSHMYVDNAAMQLVRAPKQFDVMVTGNMFGDILSDAAAMLTGSIGMLPSASLDKNNKGMYEPCHGSAPDIAGQGIANPLATILSAAMMLRYSLNHAQAADAIEAAVSDVLDQGLRTADIYSEGTHKVSTQHMGEAVVAALQKG from the coding sequence ATGTCTCAGCAAGTATTGATTTTACCCGGCGATGGTATTGGCCCTGAAATTGTTGTCGAAGCACAAAAGGTTTTGGACGTTGTTAACAGCAAGTTCAATCTCGGTTTGGTGTGCGACGAAGCCTTGGTTGGTGGCGCTGCATACGACGAATTCGGCTCGCCTTTACCAGAATCCACGTTGGCCAAAGCGCAAGCGGCAGATGCGATATTGTTAGGCGCTGTCGGCGGCCCTAAGTGGGATAATCTGGAAGATCGGGAGCTGCGTCCAGAAAAGGGCTTGCTGGGGCTGCGCTCTGGCCTGGAGTTATTTGGTAACTTGCGTCCAGCGATTTTATACCCGCAGTTGGCGGCGGCCTCGTCGTTGAAGCCGGAGGTAGTCTCGGGTCTCGATATTTTGATCGTACGCGAATTGACCGGTGGTATCTATTTTGGCCAGCCGCGCGGTATTCGTACGTTAGAAAATGGCGAGCGTGAAGGATTTAATACCTACGTTTACAGTGAATCTGAAATTCGTCGCATCGCCCGTGTGGCATTTGAATCTGCGCGTAAGCGCAATAAAAAATTATGCTCAGTGGACAAGGCCAATGTGCTGGAAGTGACGGTGCTGTGGCGTGAAGTGCTTGAGCAAATGGCGCCTGAGTATCCAGATGTTGAGCTGTCGCATATGTATGTTGATAACGCTGCCATGCAGTTGGTGCGTGCGCCAAAACAGTTTGATGTCATGGTGACGGGGAATATGTTTGGCGACATTTTATCCGACGCGGCTGCCATGCTGACGGGCTCCATTGGCATGCTGCCATCGGCATCGCTGGATAAAAACAACAAAGGCATGTACGAGCCTTGTCACGGCTCTGCACCTGATATTGCCGGGCAGGGAATCGCCAATCCGTTGGCGACGATTTTGTCAGCGGCCATGATGTTGCGTTACTCTCTTAACCACGCGCAGGCGGCGGATGCCATTGAGGCAGCCGTGAGTGATGTTCTGGATCAAGGTCTGCGCACCGCCGATATATATTCGGAAGGAACACACAAAGTAAGTACTCAACACATGGGCGAAGCGGTGGTTGCTGCTTTGCAAAAGGGGTAA